One window from the genome of Chloroherpetonaceae bacterium encodes:
- the miaB gene encoding tRNA (N6-isopentenyl adenosine(37)-C2)-methylthiotransferase MiaB — MMEHKGSKDSIEMLDSVNLLEDTKEKSVSGEETFVGISKRDRIEPIRGKVYVETYGCQMNFSDSEIVASVLRKDGFGLTDSEHDADIIFLNTCAIRDNAEQKIHHRLDKLRGIKKKNPKLIVGVLGCMAERMKQRLFEEEKIVDLIAGPDAYRSLPQLIEIAESGQKAANVFLSLEETYSDITPIRRQGKSAFLSIMRGCDNMCSFCVVPFTRGRERSRAADSILDEVKMLSEEGFKEITFLGQNVNSYKDEIGGVSFARLLYEASLVDDSIRIRFSTSHPKDISEELIDTIASRPNICKSIHLPVQSGSTRMLDIMNRNHTREDYFRKIEMIRTKIPNCALSTDLITGFCSETEEEHQETLSLLEAVRYDYAFTFIYSERPNTPAAKKMRDDIPAEVKQRRLEEIVSLQHKISAQNYKEDIGKTKTVLIEGNSKRSSEMWMGRADDNRVVVFPKSNGEQLWEYVKVKIEEATSATLIGKRITF, encoded by the coding sequence ATGATGGAACATAAGGGGAGCAAAGACAGTATCGAAATGCTTGATTCGGTCAATCTTCTTGAGGATACAAAAGAAAAATCAGTATCAGGGGAAGAAACATTTGTTGGCATTTCTAAGCGAGATCGAATTGAACCGATCCGCGGGAAAGTCTATGTTGAAACTTACGGTTGCCAGATGAATTTCTCGGATTCCGAAATTGTCGCGTCAGTTTTGCGCAAAGATGGTTTTGGGCTTACTGATTCTGAACATGATGCAGATATAATATTTTTAAATACCTGCGCAATTCGTGATAATGCAGAGCAAAAAATTCATCACCGGTTGGATAAGCTCAGAGGAATCAAAAAGAAAAACCCAAAATTAATTGTTGGGGTCTTGGGCTGTATGGCAGAGCGAATGAAGCAGCGCTTGTTTGAAGAAGAAAAAATCGTTGATTTAATTGCAGGTCCCGATGCTTATCGCTCTTTACCTCAGTTGATTGAAATTGCTGAATCCGGCCAGAAAGCAGCCAATGTATTTCTTTCATTGGAAGAAACTTATTCTGATATCACGCCTATTCGGCGCCAAGGGAAGAGTGCCTTTCTCTCAATTATGCGCGGGTGCGATAACATGTGTTCTTTTTGTGTTGTCCCTTTTACAAGAGGGCGCGAACGCAGCCGAGCCGCAGATTCAATACTTGACGAAGTGAAAATGCTTTCTGAGGAAGGCTTCAAAGAGATTACATTTTTAGGTCAAAATGTGAATTCTTATAAAGATGAAATCGGAGGCGTGTCTTTTGCGCGATTACTTTATGAAGCAAGCTTGGTGGATGATTCAATAAGAATTCGCTTTTCTACATCACACCCAAAAGATATTTCAGAGGAACTCATTGATACCATTGCCTCCCGGCCAAATATCTGTAAATCAATTCATTTGCCGGTACAATCGGGTTCAACACGAATGCTTGATATCATGAACCGAAATCATACAAGGGAAGATTACTTCCGTAAAATTGAAATGATTCGTACTAAAATTCCGAATTGCGCTCTCTCAACGGACTTAATCACAGGTTTTTGTTCAGAAACAGAAGAAGAACACCAAGAAACACTTTCACTTTTAGAAGCGGTTCGATACGATTATGCGTTCACCTTTATTTATTCTGAGCGACCTAATACGCCGGCGGCAAAAAAAATGCGTGATGATATTCCAGCGGAAGTCAAGCAGCGCCGCCTTGAAGAAATAGTTTCTTTACAACACAAGATATCTGCCCAAAACTATAAAGAGGATATTGGCAAAACCAAAACCGTTCTTATTGAAGGCAATAGCAAACGCTCTTCAGAAATGTGGATGGGGCGAGCAGACGATAACCGAGTCGTCGTGTTTCCAAAATCAAACGGTGAACAACTCTGGGAGTATGTCAAGGTCAAAATTGAAGAAGCAACCTCCGCGACTTTAATAGGCAAAAGAATAACATTTTGA
- a CDS encoding TIGR00266 family protein has product MPADVIDFKLYGDDMQVVEIELDPQEGVRAEVGAMLFMESGIEMQTSTGGGLFAGFKRMLSGDSFFITTFLNQGRGKQKVAFAAPYPGKIIPIDLAKVGGEFICQKDGFLCAAAGVDITVAFTKKIGTGIFGGEGFILQRLTGDGLAFIHAGGTILERQLQAGETLRVDTGCLVGMSPSVDYDIKFVGGFKNALFGGEGLFFAQVTGPGLVYLQSLPFSRLANRVLSASYGGRDEGGLGIGNLLGRE; this is encoded by the coding sequence ATGCCCGCAGATGTGATTGATTTCAAATTGTATGGCGACGATATGCAAGTCGTCGAAATTGAGCTTGACCCCCAAGAAGGTGTTCGTGCCGAAGTTGGGGCAATGCTTTTTATGGAAAGCGGAATCGAAATGCAAACTTCCACTGGGGGTGGACTTTTTGCAGGATTTAAAAGAATGCTTTCGGGAGATAGTTTCTTTATCACAACGTTCTTAAACCAAGGGAGAGGAAAACAAAAGGTCGCTTTTGCTGCACCCTACCCCGGAAAAATCATCCCGATTGATTTGGCGAAAGTAGGCGGCGAATTCATTTGCCAAAAAGACGGCTTTCTTTGTGCTGCTGCTGGCGTAGATATCACAGTCGCATTTACAAAGAAAATCGGAACCGGAATTTTCGGCGGCGAGGGATTTATTCTTCAACGCTTAACCGGAGATGGTCTGGCTTTTATTCATGCAGGCGGAACCATTCTGGAAAGACAATTGCAGGCAGGTGAAACACTCCGCGTTGATACGGGCTGTCTTGTTGGGATGTCGCCTTCGGTCGATTATGATATCAAATTCGTTGGTGGGTTTAAAAACGCTCTCTTTGGTGGCGAAGGCCTATTCTTTGCACAAGTAACCGGTCCCGGCTTGGTCTATCTTCAAAGTTTGCCTTTTTCACGATTGGCAAATCGAGTTCTCTCGGCTTCTTACGGCGGCCGTGACGAAGGCGGATTAGGTATTGGCAATCTTTTGGGAAGAGAATAA
- the frr gene encoding ribosome recycling factor, which produces MSLKETLSGADQKMKKTLESLQHELATIRTGKASTALLDGVRVESYGQISPLKQVANVSVVDNKTLSVQVWDRSLMQAVEKAIRDANLGFNPVTEGQVMRIPIPPLTEERRKDYVKMVKKHAEEGKVALRNIRRDAIQSVEKLEKDKQITEDDKNRGKKDADALTQKYEKLIDESVQKKEKELMEV; this is translated from the coding sequence ATGTCATTAAAAGAAACTTTGAGTGGTGCAGACCAAAAAATGAAAAAAACGTTGGAGAGTCTCCAACATGAGCTTGCCACGATCAGAACCGGTAAAGCAAGCACAGCACTCTTGGACGGAGTAAGAGTAGAGTCTTATGGTCAGATTTCACCTTTGAAACAAGTTGCAAATGTTTCTGTCGTTGATAATAAAACCTTAAGTGTCCAAGTTTGGGATCGTTCACTAATGCAAGCCGTAGAAAAAGCAATACGCGATGCTAACTTAGGATTTAATCCGGTTACTGAAGGTCAAGTCATGCGGATTCCGATCCCACCTTTAACTGAAGAGCGTCGTAAAGATTATGTCAAAATGGTGAAGAAACACGCCGAAGAAGGGAAAGTCGCCCTGAGAAATATTCGACGAGATGCCATTCAATCTGTTGAAAAGTTAGAAAAGGATAAACAGATTACCGAGGACGATAAAAACCGAGGAAAAAAAGATGCCGATGCTTTGACTCAAAAGTATGAAAAATTGATTGATGAAAGTGTTCAGAAAAAAGAAAAGGAATTAATGGAAGTTTAA
- the rpmE gene encoding 50S ribosomal protein L31 codes for MKENTHPTYIRTEVTCANCGNHFVSRSTEPALKVDICNNCHPFYTGRQVLVDTAGRVDRYNKRFAKKATA; via the coding sequence ATGAAAGAAAATACGCATCCAACTTATATCCGCACCGAAGTCACATGTGCTAATTGTGGAAATCATTTTGTAAGCCGCTCCACCGAACCGGCTCTGAAAGTTGATATTTGCAACAATTGCCATCCTTTTTATACCGGCCGACAGGTTTTGGTTGATACCGCAGGTCGAGTAGATCGGTATAACAAGCGATTTGCTAAAAAAGCAACCGCCTAA
- a CDS encoding flavin reductase family protein: protein MNQPERSSNNPLPPPGISFENVPHLHEKGGMRDFSTEALSAREAYQLLISTIVPRPIAFVSTVGEEGLTNAAPFSFFTALNAQPMFIAFSIISPKGKKKDTLRNIEWAQDFVVNMVDETLADPMNATAFNFPPEISELEFLGIQTVKSLIVKAPRIESSPVQMECKLISLMPLTEEVTLIIGKVLHVHVRESLFTEDGKINQNELKVIGAMGGNRYCCVENTFELKRPEIKL from the coding sequence CATTTGAAAACGTGCCTCATCTTCATGAAAAGGGGGGAATGCGCGATTTTTCAACTGAGGCGCTCTCAGCCAGAGAAGCCTATCAACTTCTGATCTCTACAATTGTCCCAAGACCAATTGCGTTTGTTTCTACCGTTGGCGAAGAAGGACTCACCAACGCCGCACCTTTTAGTTTTTTTACCGCGCTGAATGCTCAACCAATGTTTATTGCTTTTTCAATTATTTCGCCAAAAGGAAAGAAAAAGGATACCCTTCGAAATATTGAATGGGCACAAGACTTTGTGGTCAATATGGTCGATGAAACCTTAGCCGATCCAATGAATGCAACCGCGTTTAACTTTCCACCAGAAATCAGTGAACTAGAATTTCTTGGAATACAAACCGTGAAATCATTGATTGTCAAAGCGCCTCGCATTGAATCCTCTCCGGTTCAGATGGAGTGCAAACTCATTTCGCTGATGCCGCTGACAGAAGAGGTGACGCTAATCATCGGTAAAGTTTTACATGTGCATGTTCGAGAATCACTTTTCACCGAAGATGGAAAAATTAATCAAAATGAATTAAAGGTGATTGGCGCGATGGGAGGAAATCGGTATTGCTGTGTAGAAAACACCTTTGAATTAAAAAGGCCGGAAATCAAACTTTGA